The DNA segment ccctcccccctcctctccacaGGCCCCCCTTTCTTCTCAGACAGCGATTGTTCGAGGAATTGCAGAGAgttggaggtggaggtggtggaggggtGTCTTATTCCATCAGAAATCCTCCTGGCTGAAGATAATGGCCCAGTTGACCCCGAGTGGTCACCTCTGAAGGAACAGGTCAGTATGTGAATTTACGGgggtgtaaatgaactgtggaaTGGGGGAAACAGGCTGAGTGAACCTGTGAGCAGCTTTAATACATTAGCGTACTGTCACAGCCTGGCCCCCTTTTATAACAGTGCATCTATTTATATTTGTTGCCCTGAAGTTGACTGATTCATTTTCATACTGCACACAGTGTACTTCAAACATGCaaatttgttgtgtttcttctttAAACAGGTTGTGACGGAGGCTGCAGACATGGTGGAGTTAAGCGGGTTTGAAGCAGACTCTCTGACTGATAATGATCCACAAACAGAAGTTGTTTTGCATGGTAAGGAAAAAACCCACAGGATCCACCACACCCTGACCCTGAACAAGATGAATACCTGGAATTCAAGTTATTCCAGAGACATGGATGTAGCAACATTTCCCACTCAAAGACACTATCAGTGAATTGTCTTTATGCTAACACCTAGTGCCATCTCTGAGAAACTACAACATGGACAAGCTTTTGTCTCTCTCTACAAATcgaaaactgatgtttattcAAAGCAAATTCTACACTGATTTTtcttagaaatataaaatgtagtATTTATTAGTTAAGTGACACAGTGTGTGCATCTACGCGACCCAACTACTTTTCATTAACAAGTATTCACATCTCCACAGAGCAATTCTCACAAAGTGAAGCCACTTTGCTCGAGCTCACTGCTGTTCTCTCTCACACAGTTTCTGCTTTCTCTCACACACCAGGCGCCAAATATGGTGCACGCATTGTCTCTTTATATAAACGTGCTGTCGAGTTTGAATGATGAAATGCCATCACTGTAACAGACAGGTGAAGTCAGtggtgtcattttattttagaatcAGATCACCTAAATAAGAAGCTTTGGTTTTTAAagatgaattagaaaatgatggTGTGATTGTGccataaaattttaaaaaatgcattttgatttttttcagtctgtgcaGAGACATGGACAGAGACAATAAAACATGGATCTACGCAAAGCTCTCCGGCTAAACAAAGGCCTCTCGTGATCCAACCAGATACACGTGACGTCATTTCTGGAGAGAAGATTAAGTTTGTCTGCCCGTTGATTCTAAAGCCAGAGCTTCCAGACCCCAAATCTGACAGTTCGGAGAAACCTGTTCAAACCGAGCCCCCGCAAGTCTGCGGCAGCACCGCCAAGGGCAATGCCTACAGTCCGTCCGTGTCTGATGGTGCTGTGACTCCTGCTCAGGTTGGTATTTGGGAGCGGATCCACGCGCCAAAGGAGTCAAAGAACAACCTCcacatgaaactgaaactgactTCTCCAGACCTAAAGCTTAAGCTTCCCTGTGCGGTACATCTGGTGGACGTGCTCACTGTGGCCGAGTCAGAGATGAAGCTTCAAGATGCCAAAGGTCACAATGCTAACCACAAAAGTCGCTGGCCTCTGCCCAAAGACCTGCGCCGCCACCAAGGTCTTCACACCGGCCACCGTCTCTGTTGCTTCACCCCCTGTGGAAACGGCGTTTGGCGGCTCCAGAAGGTGGTCACCCACTCCCGTGATGGATACCCTTGCAGCATCTGTGGAAAGACGTTCAAGCGGAGGAAGATACTCCGGAGGCACGAGCGCTTTCACACTGGAGAAAGACCCTATTCGTGCTCGATATGCTGTAAGACGTTTGCACTGAGGAAGAGCCTCCGCCGCCACTTGAGGTTCCACACAGGGCAGAGACCGCACATCTGCACGCAGTGCAACAAAAGCTTCCGTCTGCGAGAAAATCTGAAAGCACACCTGAGGTTTCATACTGGGGAGAAGCCTTTCAACTGTGCCACTTGTGGCAAGATGTTCAGGATCGCAAGGAATCTGGAGAAACATAAACTGAGCCAGTGCGGCTCCTTTGTTCCTTCATTCAAGACAATCGCTGGCTTTTAGCTGTGGTAAAACAGCCATCGGTGGACAGTTGTGGTGGTTGTACTACTTTCTACCTCAGACTGAAAACACTGTATAGCTTTTGTAGACGACTGTCTTGTAACATTtagataagaaaaataaagctgtaaGTGGAACAGAACCCATGATCTAGATTGATTACTTACACTCAGACATTCAagaaagttaatattttaatgacaaataaGATGGAGATGCAGTGTGATGgggcattttttttagcaacttcTACTACTGATAGTTCTGTCTTAATCTTCTTTGTTTCTCATTGATTGCCATCATTTCACCTAATGTGGATCAACAGTGGGTCTGGAACACGGTGCAAGAGTTGTGCAACTACATGTCAGTTTTAAGCATTAAACCTTCTGAGAAACACATGATTAGTCTGCCAAGAATACTCACCACCTTGAACAGTTAATCAGTTAAACTACATACTTTCATGCTGCAATACTGCACTGCTCCTTGGAGATTGTGTGTTGTAAATGTGTTGGAACACATCAGTAAAATTTTATGCTTTGGTTAAAGTTCTTGGTACAGATAGAAGATATCTGGGGGTTGTTTGGTTAAGCAAAATACAGATCCTTACATGCCAACATTTGTGTAAtagttatataaaataatttcgcatatgtttgtttttaatgtctgaaCTCTTTTTATGTTgtgctttttcaaaactttataCAAATGtctcttattaaaaaaatgtttagttttgtaTTCAATTTATGAATACTGGATGTATGTAGACTTCTTTCTTCTCATGACCCAGATTTCAACGACTTTCCATGCTGACTTTATGATAAACCTGttctcaattttaaaaatttttaagaATTCCCTTTGGAATACAAAAGTACTCCGATATGTGAACATATGATCAAACAAATGTgatatgtttgctttttaaatatggttttaaaaagtttttatattCTTCATTATTGATACTCTACATATTGTCATATAATGtctgctttcattttgtttaacttCTTATGGTAGAtagcagttttcttgtgtttcaataataaaaaaaagtggtacacagattatttcttttgtttgaacCTTCAATACCCCACATGCAATATGGAGGAAAGTAACAACTTTCTTATAAAGCCCTGTTAGAAGAGGTTTTTACGTTATCATTAATGgttaattaattgataatgaatAAATAGCTAATGCTTGATAGATCTGCTAAACAGCACTTTTGGACTGATGATAAAGTCAGCGTATTTCTTAGTTAGAAACTACTTAGTTTAAGTATCGAAAGTAAAAAAGTACTTTGGAAGTATTAAGTAGCATAAAGGGggaatactcaagtaaagtacaaatacctttAAATTGTAACAACTTAAGAAGAGTACttgataaaaatgtacttagttacttacATCAGTAAGAATACATTACGTCTTTTTAGACATTtggaatgaaaatattttttaagttttgcctgtttttcgtttttttcccATGGATATATTATAGTGAGGTTTTTCCACCAGGGCTCCCATCATGCTTTGGGCgatgtaaacaggaagtctAACGTCGGCATGGAGGTAGTCGGTTAGCAGAGCTCAGGACAGGAAAACCTTTTCGTTTTCATTGTTTAGCACTTTGGTTGTAAATTGCCGACAATGAGTGGATTAATTAACTTCATACAGTGTTTAAATTGGTACTTATAATTGATAATGAAGTGTAACGTAACTTATCTCGCTAGACATGTTACGTTACACTTGAAAAACGCCACGTAAGGTAAGTAATTACATTATTTGTGACTCAAAATTGACGTGAGACGCAAACTTTTTcaatcagcaaatgtttaaaatgttcacCACTTTCAACCAAAGGGTCTTCAGTTGGgcgaagaagaaaaacattcatGCCTAGTTTACTtaacatatatatgtacacGAAATCGCAGTTTTCACAGTTTAATCTTGTTGCCATGGTACACCCTCACAGGTGTTTACAGTTACTTTGACTGATTGTACTGAGAGAACCCACAAGTGCAGCCAATAACACTAATGATACCTCTGTGCCACTTATTTGAGTCATAACAATCGCTTTGCAAATGCACGACTGGACTTAGAACACTTTTATTGAGCAGAAGTGTTAGGCTATCCTTGTTAATAATTAGCAGATGTGGGGAGAGACTGTATAGAAGTCACTgacatcaataaaatattaaacttaCTACAGCCAAAGGTTTTATCAACCCacaatgtatatttatttttatactttctgTATGGATTTAAAAGAGTAGCATCTTCAACTAAAATTCACTTATGTTCTATTCAATAATGATATTTTGATTATGCAGTCTTGTAGTTACCTTTTAAATGGTATGTATAATACTTAGAGGCCAAGTTACTCTGAGCCTGCCCCTCTTAGTCCCCGCCCCAccaggaaatacaaatatacactcagcagtttcacttttagcAATGTGTGTATGGAAAATAGAAGACACACAATACTTTGGGTGTTAACTTTAACAGTAGGaataattttactgtttggCTTGCATGATTTTATGTTAAGGCTTCTCCATAACAAACTAAACAGAAGTGTTTACAAAGGCAGCGGCTGACTGCGGTTCAGGAGTTCTGCAGTTAACTCCTTCCTGTCTCCTCTTTTCATGTTCACTGGCACTCTTCGAAGAATCAAGAATGGATGATACAGACAAAGCAAAGCTAGAGGAGATGCTGATGTGCCCAGTGTGCCGGGACATCTTTAAGGATCCCCGGCAGCTGCCCTGTGGACACAGCATGTGTATGGGCTGTCTTGAAAACATGTTGGATCACTCCTTAGACACTTCCTTCCGTTGTCCAGACTGTAGGGCAAATTTTGGACCAATCATTGGGTTGCAGAGGAGCTACACACTTGCTAACATCGTAGAGGACTTCAGGGTGAACAAGAGGAGAAAGGTATCTACCATTATCACTAATAAAAAATAGTTGTGGAATGTTAAAAGTGATCCTTAAAAGTGGACAAATGTCTAATTCCCCTATTCCTACATGCCAATATCTGATTGTTGTACACaggagaagcagacagagagTGTCTATTGCGACTACTGCCTGGAGAAAAAAACTCTGGCCATCAAAATGTGTCTGAAGTGTGAGGTGTCCATGTGCAAAGAGCATGTCAAAGACCACCTGGAGCTGCCGGTGTTCTCGGGACACCCCTTGGTCAGACCTCTGGGCGACCTCCAGGAGAGGAAATGCCCACAACACGATGATGAGGTGTTGAGATACTACTGCAACACGTCCAGGCGCTACATCTGCAACCTGTGCGCCCTGGAGAGCAAGCAGCACAACCTGGCTGCTGAGACCTCCACTGTGCTGCGGAGACAGCTGACAGTGAGTTTTGAATGAAACACTTTAACACAGTGTTACACAGAAAACAGGTTTGATTTACAAAGGAAGTTTGTAGTAGCAAAAGAGTCATGTATATAGAGAGGAATTAACCACACCAAGGTAGGAAATTCGTGTTGCTGCATGTGGTGCAGAGAAACAGGATTTACTGGTCCCATAGAAGTCTGGCTTTCATCTACTCACTGCAACTCATGCATTCAACCCTTAACCTCTTAAACCTCATGGAGGAGTCATTACATACTGTGACAACCCGGGAAGCTTTGTGCATTCCCATAGAACTGTTTATTGAATTGTACTGGTGATCCTGGAGTTTCCAAAGATACAGAATATGTAGAGTTTACATATTTCCCTTATTGTAAACACATAGCTGGGATGGAAAGCTGGAAAAGGCTGATACATACTATATATGGTACTGACAGATCATGTAAAGTAAGATTGTATCTTTATTTCAAAGATTAGGGAATATAAAAGGTCAACTGGATGTGAAGGGGTTTAAAGTAgagttgtgtgtatgtattcaACAGGAGTACATGGATCAACACTTTAACATGCTCAAGGAGCAAATAGGAAAATCCAATGAGTCAGTAAAAAAACTGCAAGATGACATCCAACATGAAGTAAGCTGTTTATTACGTTCtcaataaatattattttaaatggtttacatttaatttttcaacacttttatgATCTAATATGTATTTTCCTCCGGTAAGAAACAGAAAGTGAACCCTGCCGACTCAACCCTCAACAGTATCACCGTGGTGCTGCTTTGTCTATGGTTTATCGTTCTATATTATGGTAAGAGAAAGCCAAGCCAGAGTATCGTGTTTGTCTTCCATGTgtgaacatgcacacactgatgCCTGTCTTTGTTTCCAACCAGCCTACAACTACTCTGTGGAAAACCAGATGCTGACAGAGGCGCTGGACAAGCAGCATAACCGTGTTCATCACATTTATTCCACCATTGCAGGTAAGAAGGCCGGCTTCAAATCTCCACTGCTGCCCACTTTTATGAcggcaaaaaaaacatggaatcCAGCAACATGTGATTTGATGACATAACATGTTTAGCTCACAGTCTTTGCCTACTGGGTTCAGCATATCTCAGCttcaatataaaaacatgtagTGTGACGTTTTATAGTGGGTATGTGTATGTGAGTATGACAGCAATAGGTCAACATTTTGGAGATTACATCTATTTGATAGTTTAGGGGAGCAATACCAGTCTGATATAGGCTGTTAAATGTAAAGCTTCCACCAGCAGGTGGGTATCTCATCTTAGCGTTCTGTCTGAATGTAATAACACCCCTAAATCTCACTTATTAATAcacatgttgtttgtttaacctGTATACAAACTAAAGTGGGAAATCGGTTTTGCAGGGGGCTTTGAGTTGGAGTTTGAATACACCTTCTGGTGCTACTTGGACACGTCATCAGTGAAGTACCTGTGGTCATAGGGTGTTTCGGGTCTTTAATCTTCATACACCATACACCAGTTGGACCATTTCTTGGTCAGACACAGGGACTTCCTGGTGTCTTTGCTGGTTgctctaaccagctgctggctgtagcttcttATATACAGTATCATGCAATACGTTGGGTGGTATTGTCCCTCTGATCTTACTCTTGGCAAGACCCtgaatgtcaaactatttcctataaatttcaccaaaaatacagatttatcGACAGGTATTGATTCTGAATATGTTACagatatttactatttttttctcacagtatTGATAGACCGGTACCAGCTACAAATAAATCTGACTCTCTGGCACAGAAACAGGTTGAAGTCAACTATTGTGTGATCTGATGCTTCCATTAAAGTTGAATCTCCTTAGGAAAGTTGTCCAACTtgaatttcttttctctttcctttttcttttctcctacATAGAATTCTTGGTTGATCATCCAGTGAAAAACTACAtacctgcagagacagaagatCAAGGTACcaaaggcagatttttttaaacattggaaTGGAAATGTTAGTTAGAGGCAATTAGAGtcaatgactgtgtgtgtgtgtgtgtgtgtgtgtgtgtgtgtgtgtgtgtgtgtgtgtgtgtgtgtgtgtgtttgagtacATTGACCAGCCTGATGGAGATGTTATATTTGAGTTGCTGGAGAGAAGCTTTGTCCTGTTGACTGTCAGTATGATGTTGATAATGTAGACGCTCATCTAAGTGTGTTAATGTCATGCACATTAGTGTCCACGGTCTGGGTCTTATCCTGGTTTTGATCATATTCAAGATATCTTAACATGGTTATTCAAATCATTGTCATTGTCACCTGTTTTCCAGGTTTCTGATTATCTGCATTGTTTCTGTCAGCCTGAAACTCCATTCCATATACACTCGAGATCTAATTTTGAGTAATGGAAGATttagagcaacaaaaaaataattattttcatcgCTATTGTTAGACTTTCTTCTATGGCAGGATGTACACAATCATTACATTATTAACCACATGGCGTTACTCACTATTTACATGAATATATTCACCTGCAAGCATGCAAAATCAAAAACCTGGATGAAGTGTTTTCATGCCACAATATCCAAGTTTCCATTTGAATATCCTAGCGTGCATATCCAGATTTCTGAAACCAGAATATGGTATTTAAGTGCACAAACACATAATCGGGATACGCATAAAAGGAACAGTAGTGTgcattatcacattttttgtacattttctgaattttgagGCTCTGGGCATAACAATCAGTGTGTTTTAAATGCAGCGCACAAATACACTACACAAATACTACAGCTGCAACTGTTTTAATAGATTAGTcctttgacagaaaatgaacagCCACCTTTTTGAATTCTCTTAATTTGTGTACCTCCATGCCGGTTTCATTCTCATAagcatgatatctcaagaatgccctGAGTGAATATGATTAAACTTGgaacaaatgttcacttggactgaaCTATGAAGCgaatagattttggtggtcaaaggtcaaagtcactgtaaCCTTGCCTCTGTGTCATTCTCGTGAAAGCAATATCTTAAGACGGACGTCAgcgaatttcctcaaatttggcacaaatatccactgtGGCTCTagaatgaactgatgagaattCAATGGTCAAAGCTCATTCGACATGTTTTTGACAGTAACTCAAAAAGAACTCACACTCTTCTGTCTTTACGCAATGTCTTAATTcaggaaaagaagaggagacattCGGTCAGATACCGAATTGGTGCCACTAATCTTGAAAAtatgctgattgtatagatgaTCTCAGCTGCCATTAATTCTAATTCACAATTCCAGCTTTAAcataaaagccaaacatttgcttgTTTCATGCTTTAAATGTGAgaaatttatgctttttttggtcatacaTGAAAACTGAATAGCTTTGGATTTTTCAGATAACATGTTCCATTCGATCAGGTCACATTAGGCTCTGGAAAGGGAAATTAAACAGAGCATgcttcactattttctgacatttttttgtgactaaACGATTAACCAATTAACCAAGAAAATGATGGCCAGAATattcaataatgaaaacaatcgTTAGTTACAGCCCTTATAAATACTTAgcactgtgattttaaaatgacttgtttctTGCTGACCAGTGAATCAAGTCATATCAACCAAAAATTCAAGgacaaagacataaattaaaTGATTGGTGGGATTTCAGGAAAGCACAATGCCCAGACAGCACAGCAATTACTAAATATAAGCTATAGTTCATGCAATGGTCTTAAAAATTACCAGTGTCCATTTGTGAGTGCATTACAAATAAGAGTTAATCAAAATTGTGTATGTAAACCCAAATGGTCTGTTTCTCTTAGGACCCCTCATGTTGGATTTGGACACAGTCAGTCCTTTCCTTGGAGTCTCCGCTGACCTCCAAACAGCAGAGAGAATGAAAACCAAGCTGGCCTATCCTAAGAGTAACAGCCGCTTCGAAGAAGCCCCGCAGGTTCTCTCTGCCTGGTGCTTCTCCTCTGGTACCCACGTCTGGGAGGTGGAGGCTGAGGGATACTGGGACATCGCTGTGTCCTATAAGAGCATCCAACGTAAGAGCACGGACATCAGTGCCTTCGGAAACAACACAGAGTCCTGGAGCCTTACACACAATGGAAAAGGTGAGCTGTTTGCCAACCATAATAGAACAAGAACTGTTCTCTCTGGACTCCTGCAGAGCAGCCGAATAGCAGTGATGGTTAATTTTGAGGAGGGCAACATCACATTTAGCACTGTGGAGTTCACAGTCACACAGCTGCATGAGTTTAAGGCTAAACTGACTCAGCCGGTGTGCCTGGGGTTGGGGCTTTACAGTGTGGATCCACCCAGTAGAGCCTCCATTGTCAACGCTTCATGAAAAAACCTACAAACAAACACTGCCTTAAATCCAGCTGTGATGAAGGAGAGCTAAGATTGACTTGCACTAAAAGTGAAGGGGTCTGAGAGTGAAGACCTACATGAACGCCAAATAAAAAGAACGTTTGcctcagaaatacatttttgtattgcaaGTTGCTTTAaggtatgtacagtatgtgttttaTATCGTATTTCTCACTGCCAAGGGCCTTTTAACAGATAAGAATCAGTCTTATCACttatacaacaaaaaagaccCTTTAACCttaaaatcatatttcaaaAATGGATGAACGATATCCTTGAAATATAATTAAGTAGATCAAAGTTACAGATGTTGCAGGGGATGTGCTGATAGCAACACAAAAAATTGGACAGtcaaaacttgtaaaatacatGTAGGGGTCAaaactctttatttatttttttttgaaaaggaaCATTTAGCTTCTTGAGCTTCTTCATTTAACGATTACCCTCAATGTGGGGTTGCTATTATAAGATATAGAGAAACTGAAAACAATCTGGATCTTGTAACTTTTGCTGAACACCAGCCATTTGGCCACAAGTGCCAAATAGCACAGGTTAATAGAAATGACCAAAAGTAGCTCTAAGGATAACAAAGTAGTGAGGACTCAGTAAAGTCAGTAAGCAGTATGAGGAACATCAGTTACACAACAAACAGTGCGCTTGTATTTGCTGTTATTGAGGTTTTCTTTCTAAATCGGTTGTTTTGTATGCTGTCTATGAAAAGCACTTTATGCTTTCAGCTTGAAAAGTACTCTacagataaaataaagattattatttctatccaaaagttgctaaaaaaaataagcaccATGAGCTACTGATCACACCAGACCGAGTCAGGCTGTTGCAGTGTACTTAATTGAGCAAAGGCATGTTTTAAATACATAGCAAATGCTAGAGCACTGGATCAAGCAAATTTGCCCTTTTAttaagaaaacatgaaagttgaacctttttttaacaacaataatCTGAACAGGatgttcacaaaaaaatgaaggcaGTATCAAACCTGGAAGGCCACTATTCTCAGTACAAAAACAAGGTATACAATAATACAAATTGTTGCTCCACTCAAACTAAGATGCATTTCAGCCGTAGTTTGCAGTAAAAGAACTGGAATTGTTTCTCTTGGTCATGAAGCgacatgaaacacaaaaacacccaagAGCACAAATTTCAAATCAGAGAGCACTGTGCAGTCATGTCTCAGTCTGCTGTATGGAGGTTGAAATGTTCTCTGTCAGAGTGTTTTGAGAATGAGACAATTTACAGTAAACAAGTATAAACTGACCTGTATGAGGTGTAGTAGAAAATCTGAGAGAAATGTGTTGACCAACTTTATCATGCTTATCTTTTGTCTAGCTGCCTTGAAGTCCCTTGATACCTGACTAAAAGCTGCATCCAAAGTCAAACGCAACAATACATTATTATCCTATTTTTCCTTAGAATAGTCTGTGTGGCAAACAATGTCCTAATTTGATGCCATTCAGCAATGCTACTTGTTTACTGTCCTGAAGAGCAACTGCAAACCAACAGTACACATACATTACagtgaaaaaacagcagtgaaatgcatttttgacATCTCTGTAGTAAAGCAGTTCTGTATCCGTCCCACTGGCTCCTACTGAAAAACAAGTATTTTGCTGATGTGGTCTGTAGTGGCTGTTCTTTATTTCACTATTCCCATGGCCTGATTCCTGATCGAGCACCAGGCCTTGAATATatctctgaaaaacagaaaaatattgcatttagAAACGTTACCTGATGTCTGCTGGAACCAAAGGTTTGacaggttattattattattattattgttattactattttaaaaaaaaagtctcaacaCACCTGCAGTGAGTGGCCACACATTCGTTGCTGCAGTATTCTTTGTCCCAGTCTTCACTCTCTACGGCTGGGTTGTTACAGCCTGtcctcacacaaacactctttATAGTAGTGGCATCACTGGACCCATTTAGCTCCATCTCTTcctaaaaaagaaggaaatattTGGCATCAGTAATATGAGAGTACCCACTATTGTCTGTGCACTGATCTGGGCTTGTCACACTGCGTGATAATATTACAATGGTGTAATTTTCTCCACAATCCCCAATAACACtgtaaaagttaattttaatatacatacaatgattatatataaatattcaccCTGGTGGACGTTGTTCAATTTTAAATTACAGtggataaaatgtttttttttttttgcattaaccAAGAGGAAAAGATTTGACGGACAGatatgaaacacaaaattactttttggaTAAGAATCGACCCCCCCCTCCAAGTTAGTGTTGAGTAAAGGCAGCTGTTACCACTTTGGGTCAATAACACGTGTGTACATCTGAAAAGTGCACTTTTGCCCAATTGTCTACTTGAAACTGCTCCAGCTGTCTCTGTTTGCATGGTTTGCTGAGCGAGTGAGCAGCAAATTTCACGACCCCAGATGTCATGTGAGCGTTTAACTGTGGCTTTCTCTTTGCCACTCTGCTGTGTAACTGGTGAAACAATCATGCAACAGCATTTGTGCACAGCTTCTATCTTCACAGCCATGAAAACATGTAGCTACCTCAAAACTGCTGTAGGCTCTTAGGGGTACACTCCTCTCACAGACCAACAGacttacagctgttttttttcctaatagcCTGTCCCTACTCCAAGTACAGTGCAGTACCTTGGAATTTCTTCCTGTATCCTTTCCAATTATTGCTTTTTGTCAGCGTTTTCATGTTCACAGATTTGTTAGGATTGTTTCTTCATCTTTATGGAGTTGCCCCCAACTGGATACTGACTGACCAGATCTTGTATGTTTCAGATTCAGTTGTCTGAACCTAACACAAAAGGTGATTTCCATTGAACTTGTAAAACCTCTAAAAACATGACTGTTCCAGTTCTGATTTAGGTGTGTCACAGTGAGTGACAGTCACAGTTAGCATTACTAACAATAACACTAAATTAAGAACATTTACCtcttctgaatgcagcacttCTGTAACTACATCTTCATCTGTATTGCCTGACACATCTGTAGAATTCACCAGCTGAACTGACATGACGGGTGCAGACTGGGCAGATGTGGTCTCGGATGATGACACCGTATTAGGGACGATAATTGGAAGGGCCTCTTTGCCCTGCAAAGACGCAGGAACTATTTTTATCTGGAGCGGAGGCGGAGGTGTAGCTGTGATGGACACAGGGACGCCTGGTGTGGTGCTTCCCTCACGGGGCTTGGCCTGTAAGGGTGGAGGCGCTGGTGCCATTTGCTGAAGCCG comes from the Plectropomus leopardus isolate mb chromosome 12, YSFRI_Pleo_2.0, whole genome shotgun sequence genome and includes:
- the si:rp71-1g18.1 gene encoding gastrula zinc finger protein xFG20-1, with the protein product MSAGLVNLQAQVESVLGALVKAATVELTKLFESKYRASALLDLDVGRTEDKKQNNTLDSGDTRRSIGVQVDDDIYPSLELSGPPFFSDSDCSRNCRELEVEVVEGCLIPSEILLAEDNGPVDPEWSPLKEQVVTEAADMVELSGFEADSLTDNDPQTEVVLHVCAETWTETIKHGSTQSSPAKQRPLVIQPDTRDVISGEKIKFVCPLILKPELPDPKSDSSEKPVQTEPPQVCGSTAKGNAYSPSVSDGAVTPAQVGIWERIHAPKESKNNLHMKLKLTSPDLKLKLPCAVHLVDVLTVAESEMKLQDAKGHNANHKSRWPLPKDLRRHQGLHTGHRLCCFTPCGNGVWRLQKVVTHSRDGYPCSICGKTFKRRKILRRHERFHTGERPYSCSICCKTFALRKSLRRHLRFHTGQRPHICTQCNKSFRLRENLKAHLRFHTGEKPFNCATCGKMFRIARNLEKHKLSQCGSFVPSFKTIAGF
- the LOC121951381 gene encoding E3 ubiquitin-protein ligase Midline-1-like, which encodes MDDTDKAKLEEMLMCPVCRDIFKDPRQLPCGHSMCMGCLENMLDHSLDTSFRCPDCRANFGPIIGLQRSYTLANIVEDFRVNKRRKEKQTESVYCDYCLEKKTLAIKMCLKCEVSMCKEHVKDHLELPVFSGHPLVRPLGDLQERKCPQHDDEVLRYYCNTSRRYICNLCALESKQHNLAAETSTVLRRQLTEYMDQHFNMLKEQIGKSNESVKKLQDDIQHEKQKVNPADSTLNSITVVLLCLWFIVLYYAYNYSVENQMLTEALDKQHNRVHHIYSTIAEFLVDHPVKNYIPAETEDQGPLMLDLDTVSPFLGVSADLQTAERMKTKLAYPKSNSRFEEAPQVLSAWCFSSGTHVWEVEAEGYWDIAVSYKSIQRKSTDISAFGNNTESWSLTHNGKGELFANHNRTRTVLSGLLQSSRIAVMVNFEEGNITFSTVEFTVTQLHEFKAKLTQPVCLGLGLYSVDPPSRASIVNAS